DNA from Brachionichthys hirsutus isolate HB-005 chromosome 3, CSIRO-AGI_Bhir_v1, whole genome shotgun sequence:
ctGAGAGACGGGCGTGCTGTAAGGAATTACTAACGAGAAAAAGATTCCGAGAATGCCGGAGAACCCGAGGAGCTGACAAAAGTGGAACGGAACAACCAATCAGCCGTCAGCGTTTGGAGGCAGGTTGAATTTAATAAAAGGATTTAAATACAACCTGTGTACGTCTATTACGCTTTTAATACTCCTCCTTGACGCTGCACGTAAATACTACGTATAATTACTATCCATTTTCACGCATTATTATTTCtggagacagaagaggagactgacttcatcatcgtcatcatcaaaCCCGAGGAGCAGGAACTAGCAGCTGATAGCTTCCGGTATTCGATCTGCATTCCGCAGGTTCATCCAGGCTCCAGCGCTGCTCTGAATGATCTCTAGAGCGCCACCTGCCGACGGGTGACGTCACCGGCAGGGGCGGGCCGGAgcaaacacgcccccccccactggtgtGTGTCTATAGACTGGTAACAGTCGTGTCCCTCAAGACCGTTTCACAGGGaggacgcacacgcacacacacgcgcgcgcgcacacacacggcggCGAGGACTCAAGTCCAGGTGTGTGAAAGCAGTTTATCGaacaggatcaggatcagccgctgatttatttacagacaaatagaaaacaaagtgaACTCCTGTCACGTGACGGCAGGTCCCAAggaggctaatgctaatgctaatgtccTCCAACACGAAACGAGCCGCCCTCAATTCAGGTAAAGCACAGCCCGCCCGGGGGGCGGGGCGAACAGTCCCGTCCCGGTTTGTCCGCCCGGGAGGGCCCCGCGGGCCCCGCCGGAGGCCGCAGCCTCCTCACGGCCTCTTGGATCAGGCTCCCGGAtacgagcagctgctgcagcagcctgcGCGGCTCGTCCTCCTCCACGCGGACGCGCTTTTTGTTCCACGCGCTGATttggtcccggtcccggtcccggtcgcCGCTCGATCCCGGGATGCTGTACGGGCTCGCCCGGCTGCTCCCCCGGTGTCCTCGGCCCCGGAGCCGCATGCAGCAGCCGCCGTGTCTCTGCGCCGGGGCtgccccccccgcgcccccacCGGCGTGCAGACacgacacggacacggacacggccTTCTGGCGGCTGCCGCCGTGAAGCTGTAGCGCCTCGCCGATCCGCGTCACCAGCGCGTCCACGTCCGTGGAGTCGACGGTAACGGACTGCTCCAGGAGGAGGTAGTTGTCCTGTCGTCGGGGCATGATGGCGGTCGGCCCCCGGCgggttgtcgttgttgttgccGCGTGGACGCGCGCAGCCCGGTGTCGCCTCGCCGCGCGGCAGAACCCGACTGGATTTGTAAACAAAGGGTGACGCGCACCGGACTGTACCATGTTCCCTGCGCGGTGGGGGTGAGGAGCAAAGGAAACTCCCCCGTTGCATAGCAACCATAACGCCGTGTTACGTCATGTTACGTCATTCTACACCCCAACAGGAGAGCTCCGGTGTTTCCTCCGTTGGGCCGCTCCGGTCAAACATTTCCCGCCCTTTCCTTCATTCTTGCGACACGATAGCAGTAATCGGACCCCCTCCAGTCAGAGAGCCCTCAAGGCCATATAAGGAGCGGCTGAGGCTTCCTGTGTACGTCCAATGGCGGCCGCGTGGAGGGAAGATCACTTCCGGTTGTGGGTTGTAAACATGCTGACGTCAGACCCCGCCCTTTACCTGCCTGTTCAGTGTTAGCGGGACCAAGTTAAGCACAGCGGTGTTCAGTGGGAGGCGGCTAGTTAAGACCGTCGTTAACCAGCGGTGTTCAGTGGGAGGCGGCTAGTTAAGACCGTCGTTAACCAGCGGTGTTCAGTGGGAGGCGGCTAGTTAAGACCATCGTTAACCAGCGGTGTTCAGTGGGAGGCGGCTAGTTAAGACCATCGTTAACCAGCGGTGTTCAGTGGGAGGCGGCTAGTTAAGACCATCGTTAACCAGCGGTGTTCAGTGGGAGGCGACGAGTTAAGACCATCGTTAACCAGCGGTGTTCAGTGGGAGGCGGCTAGTTAAGACCGTCGTTAACCAGCGGTGTTCAGTGGGAGGCGGCTAGTTAAGACCGTCGTTAACCAGCGGTGTTCAGTGGGAGGCGGCTAGTTAAGACCATCGTTAACCAGCGGTGTTCAGTGGGAGGCGGCTAGTTAAGACCGTCGTTAACCAGCGGTGTTCAGTGGGAGGCGGCTAGTTAAGACCGTCGTTAACCAGCGGTGTTCAGTGGGAGGCGGCTAGTTAAGACCATCGTTAACCAGCGGTGCTCAGTGGGAGGCGGCTAGTTAAGACCGTCGTTAACCAGCGGTGTTCAGTGGGAGGCGGCTAGTTAAGACCGTCGTTAACCAGCGGTGTTCAGTGGGAGGCGGCTAGTTAAGACCGTCGTTAACCAGCGGTGTTCAGTGGGAGGCGGCTAGTTAAGACCGTCGTTAACCAGCGGTGTTCAGTGGGAGGCGGCTAGTTAAGACCATCGTTAACCAGCGGTGTTCAGTGGGAGGCGGCTAGTTAAGACCGTCGTTAACCAGCGGTGCTCAGTGGGAGGCGACTAGTTAAGACCATCGTTAACCAGCGGTGTTCAGTGGGAGGCGGCTAGTTAAGACCGTCGTTAACCAGCGGTGCTCAGTGGGAGGCGGCTAGTTAAGACCGTCGTTAACCAGCGGTGTTCAGTGGGAGGCGGCTAGTTAAGACCATCGTTAACCAGCGGTGTTCAGTGGGAGGCGGCTAGTTAAGACCATCGTTAACCAGCGGTGTTCAGTGGGAGGCGGCTAGTTAAGACCATCGTTAACCAGCGGTGTTCAGTGGGAGGCGGCTAGTTAAGACCGTCGTTAACCAGCGGTGCTCAGTGGGAGGCGGCTAGTTAAGACCGTCGTTAACCAGCGGTGCTCAGTGGGAGGCGGCTAGTTAAGACCGTCGTTAACCAGCGGTGCTCAGTGGGAGGCGGCTAGTTAAGACCATCGTTAACCAGCGGTGCTCAGTGGGAGGCGACTAGTAACCACAAAGGTTTTTATACACACACGATCATTTACGTTCAGAATCTTTCTGTCATTTCCAACAGACACAAGAATCCAACGCATCACATGATGGTTCAGATCAGCTgattggatcagctgatcaatacagctgccgaggaccaaacaacaaacctcaaattctggtagaaaaataaaaacctgttcctcaacatctctgGGGGGTCGGCGGTCCTTCACCACCAAACAGCCCGGGCCAACATGGAAGCTTGAggatctgttgttgttgttttgttgttgttgttacggttgggggcggggcttcctcccCAACCCGGGGCATAGTTGGTAGCGTTGTTGGGGGGGGTAAAATGGCCCTGGTCTCGAATCCCACTATGggaatgaaatggagcaggggcagcagggtagacccagggcacacctgggcggagtggagtggaccggtccagttcactccgcccagacAGACCGGTACCGCCTGCTGCCACCAGAGGGCAGAAGACCAGCACAGGTTTAATTTTTACCTCTCTGGGTCCGCGCGTGTTTCAGTGTGACGTCACATGACGTTGACGTGTCTCC
Protein-coding regions in this window:
- the gbp gene encoding glycogen synthase kinase binding protein gives rise to the protein MPRRQDNYLLLEQSVTVDSTDVDALVTRIGEALQLHGGSRQKAVSVSVSCLHAGGGAGGAAPAQRHGGCCMRLRGRGHRGSSRASPYSIPGSSGDRDRDRDQISAWNKKRVRVEEDEPRRLLQQLLVSGSLIQEAVRRLRPPAGPAGPSRADKPGRDCSPRPPGGLCFT